The nucleotide sequence GCCCTGGGCAATGTGCCGGCACACGTGCTTTTTGAGCGTGTTAAGGTGGAGCGGAAGGGCGACGCAGCGAAGCCCGCGCGGGCGTTCGAAGACTATCGCATCGTGGTCAATAAGGATAATGTTCCCCAGCAGGTGGAGATCAGGGAGCGCTTTTAGCGGATATTTATGAGCTATACGGAGTCAGAGCTTCTGCCCCTCTCTGCTCTTCAGCACCTGCTCTTTTGTGAGAGGCAGTGCGCCCTCATCCATATCGAGCAGGCGTGGGCTGAGAATCGTTTTACGGCCGAGGGGCGCATTCTCCATGATAACGTGCATGAGCGGGGCGACGAAACTCGTGCTGGGGTAAGCATCGCCAGAGCTCTTCCTTTGCGATCATTTGTCCTGGGGCTCTCGGGGATTGCCGATGTCGTAGAGTTTCAGCGTGAGGCGGCATCGGGTGTGTGGCAGCCTTTCCCCGTCGAGTACAAACGCGGCAAGCCTAAGGCAGAGTCTTGCGATACGGTTCAACTCTGCGCTCAGGCCATGTGCCTTGAGGAGATGCTTGGTGTGGAGATACCAAAAGGGGCGCTCTTCTACGGCAAGACCCGACGACGGCTTGATGTTGTTTTTGACGATGAACTCAGAAAATTGACGACTGAAACAGCACGGCGCCTCCATGAGTTGATCCGCGGGAGCAAAACACCGTCTCCGAGATATGACGCTCGTTGTGAGCAGTGTTCGCTCCTCGATTTATGCATGCCTAAGGCAATGAGGCGGGATAGAAAAGTTGCCGATTATATCGATGCGATGGTGGACGAAGTTAAGGTCTGAATTTGATAAGAGTCAATCCTACGAGGTGTTGATATGCAGACTCATCTTGCTGTTTTCAAAGGGAAGAAGATTCGCAGGACGCTCCACGAAAACGAGTGGTGGTTTGTTGTTGAAGATA is from Pseudomonadota bacterium and encodes:
- the cas4 gene encoding CRISPR-associated protein Cas4; its protein translation is MSYTESELLPLSALQHLLFCERQCALIHIEQAWAENRFTAEGRILHDNVHERGDETRAGVSIARALPLRSFVLGLSGIADVVEFQREAASGVWQPFPVEYKRGKPKAESCDTVQLCAQAMCLEEMLGVEIPKGALFYGKTRRRLDVVFDDELRKLTTETARRLHELIRGSKTPSPRYDARCEQCSLLDLCMPKAMRRDRKVADYIDAMVDEVKV